The DNA segment AATAGCTCATCAGACCAGTTTCTCTAGTCATGAAAAGAAGAGTGCATGTCATAACCTGTAGAACTTCGAAAGAGCGTCTCTAAATTGAAAGAAACACGCCTTCTCTGGTGCCTTCTGTCTAATTTTCCTGAATCCTGATTTGTGTGTAAGAATGTGACGTGAAAAAccagatcagaaaagcaaaaactGTTATAgttccacttaaaaaaaatactcatcTCTTTGAAATTTTTGTGCAACATTTAACATTCAACGCAATACATGTGACCATGCTATCATGTAGTAGTACAGGAAGATCTGCTGCCAGGTTACTTGATATGGCCTTTCTGAGTAAAGGCCAGTATCTATTCCGAGAGGTGACCAGATAAAGACAAAACTCCTCTGGAGATTCATGGGGGGGGTCACGCAGTAAAACGAGCCTGCACTTCATGTGATGCAACTAGATACTCTGAATGGCATACTTTCAGGGAGAATCCTCATAgacctccaaaataaataaatacaggcaCAGCTTTAAAAGAGCTGAAAACTCAGAAGCCACTGTGACacttcaaaaatgtgagttaGTTTAAAGCTGTTAAAAAGACCACAGGTCGTGACGCACAAGGCCGGAACATGATAGTTGAGATTTAACGATTTCTATTTTGGTAAGCCAGCTGCGGGAATGTACAGATTTGGAAGGTAATCCAGACTTGACTCTTCTAGATCTGCCTAAATAAgcggcctgcagcagcagggtcgATGCTGCCTGTACCAGCAGCTGTCTTCAAGTCACACGGTTGGTTCAGGGGAAGTATAAAGACAGCACAGAGAGCTAAGCGTCAACTGGttctaaataaaatataataaaattaaaagtattGGACGATTAAGCTCACTCACCCATGATTCATTATCAAACACAGTTTAACAAATATataatttatattatttttttttttaattcaagttcccctgagaaaaaaacaaaacaaaacaggaggaAGCTACTTTGAAACCTCATTCCAGCCCATTAACATTAGGGTTGTGTTTCACTTGAGTGTTCGTTATGGTATGATCAGGGCACTGCTGGAGAGCTTTTCCCtcaacacagacaaaaaaaaaaaaaaaaaaaaaaaaactccacaaaggAAAATAGTCCAGAAAGATTTAAACTAACAGGCAGCATGAGATGTGAAAAAAACCCATCATTTCAGTTGGAAGCAGTAAAAATAAGATTACCTTTGGAGTGCTGCAGAGGTAGCGCATCACCTCTCCTATGTACTGAATAACAGTCACGTTGTATTTCCTGCAGTCGTCCCAGAACTGAGAGGCAGAAAATTTCCTTTTCAATATAATAGTCGACCCTTtaaaataaagcacaaacaaacatggtTAAACTTTGACTATACTTCATTAATCCATTAAAGCCGGTTTTCAATCTCCACCATTGCTCCCATTTCACCAATGACATTACGCACTTGGCACTTTGAAGGGACTCAACTTGGTGCAAATAAACCCACTTTGAGGCTTTGATATTTCCAGAGCTCGTGTCAACGGTGGGTCAGGTCGGCCACTTGCACTGCTCAGCCATGTCTGCTCTGCTCGGGATTAAATAACTTAGGGTAAATGTGTTACTCAGGCTGTTTAGCCAGATATATAATAGCGGTGTGAACTTTACCCTATTTACAGAAAAGGGATCTGTTGGGATTACTGCTTCACTGTGACAAAAGACCCTTTCACTAAACAGGAGGTGGCAGGGGATCGCTCCTGCATACGGGTTTGTATAGATGCGGGAGCAACTCATTAGAAGAGTTTCGCAGCGGGAGTCCAGAGTTTGGCCGCTGGAGAATTATTACTTTTTACGAGTCTGTGAGATCTTTATCGTCCAGTATCGAACACAGTTGACCTGCATACTGCAAAtccagaaagacaaaaataaatattagaaGAATCAGTATCATACAGCAGTGGACTTAATTGTGGATTTGAACGACGGTGCTGAAAGTCGTAGAGTGGGACAGCTTTTGATGCTGTAGGAACCACTTGGTCCACCACAGCAGCTGCCTCCCGTCAGCCGAGGtcaatagtggagtcagcagtTCCACTGACAGACGTACATGACACAAATGTTTCAATAGTTTGACAAAAAGTgaaaggcggggggggggcagctggtAACCTCAGCAAAGGGCGAATCTGCATGTGAGGAATGTCACACAACCCTCAAAAAGTCTAATTCTCCCAGTCTGAACACACTTTCAAAAACATGCCATCTCTTTCTTGTCTCACCTGTTTCAATGGAGCCGATAAAGCCAATAATAAATCCGGCTGTGTGGTACAGAGGTAGGTTGAGATAAATTACGTCATTCGTCTTGACACCatttgaagataaaacaacCAGAGCGGTTAGGAGGCGGTTCTGGTTGACCAGAGCTGCCTTGGGAAGACCTGAAATACACAATGCCCACGGTTTAAAAACTGACGGAGAGCTTGGCTTGCCTGTTTAGAATAGAGGTGTTGAATCTGGTCATGGAagacatcattttcaatgtTTCAAGCTGCTTCAACATGCTGAATCTATGCCGCGCTGCACACCTATGTTGCAGCTGAATGCCACTATCTACTTCAAGATTGTAACATAATGACTTCCAGTAGTTAATTTCTTTAAAACCTGTATCATATAATACTTAACCACAGTCCTTTCAACCTGATTCTCCACTATCTCTGTAATATGCCACTCGCTTCCCATTTTAACAACACTGTGCTCCAATCGCTTCCTTTCAGTGGCGAATTTATTGCGCCAATGTGTCATTTACTGCGATATGCCGTTAAAAAGCTCGCCGAAAATCCTGAAAACCGAAAACATGTGAACTGAGGACCTCCTTGACCAGAATCAACACCACTGGTAGAGTTTAACACACAAAAGTGGAAAATAGAAGCACATAAATCCAACTGCTCACACACCTGTGGTTCCTGAGGTGTAAATATAAACTGCAGGACTTTTGAACGTGATCTGAGACCTGAGCGATCGAGGAAGAGGTGCGTCTGAAGCTTGGTCCACTTTATCGGAGAAGCCCTCAATGCCAGGTGTGTCGCATTGTTTGGACATGAGCAGGATGGTGACGCCCTGCTCCATCAGCGAGGGCAGCACGTCCTCCACTGCTTCCTTtaattctgaaaataaaaagaaaagacccATCAAAAGTCATCTTTTAATCCAGATTCCAGAAAAATGTAGATGTTATATTTGAACATTTGTGCACAGTGCCATTTGccgtgaggggtgagagggaaACGCGCTCCCTCTGCTGAAGTGTTTTTACTGTGGAGGGAATAAACTGTATCACACTGATCTTCTGTTCCCCCTTCTCCACCTCAGGGTGGGAAGGCTCTGTTGGGTGACTCTGATCCGAGGCAGGCTGCACCATGGACAGGTCACCCATCCATCACAGGATAAACTAACAGAAACACGactttattaacatttaaaGGAGAGTCATATAACCTCAAACGCATGTTGCTGCGCTGTGGGAAGAAACTACAGCAGTCAGAGAAAtaaaacagggaaaacatgcgAACCACATAAAAATAGGCCTATAAGCTTGCACTCAAACTACTTTAAAATGTAACTCTTTCATCTGAACGTGAAGTTTTTGGGTTTGAATCTGGGCTGGGCCTTTCTGtaaagagtttgcatgttcttcctgtgcatgcacgtttttttttttttccaaccatgtGAGGATAACtcattttaacaaaaacattaagatgtgaggttttatttatttatttattcatttatttaaacaaaatataCATGTGTTTGCGTGATATCCGGGGTGCTCTGAAGGGAACGTGATAAAACCCTCATTGCATAAGAGCTGAATCGGACGATAAGCTGGAGACTGGAGTCAGAGTACCTGGAGCTGCTATCAGGACTCTGGCCTTGCAGCAGTTGAAGCAGTGCAGCAGAGACTTGCTGCGGATGTTGTGGTTGAGCAGAGCCACCGGGGAGCCCAGCTTGGCCAGGGCCAGCCAGGTGAACATGAAGGCGGGCTCGTTGCCCATGAACAGGGCCACGGTGTCCCCGGCCTCGTAACCCCGGTGGCTCCGGAGCGCGTGGGCGATCCGGTTGCTCCGCTTGTCCGCGTACGCGTACGTGTAGCTCTCCCCCTCGAACACCACGAACGGCCTGTCGGGATGCGCGCTGCTCTGCTCCAAGAAGCGGTCCAGAGCGAAGAAGAGGGGTCTCCTCCTGCGCCTCGAGACGAACCGCACCAAAATACGCACGAGGTCCCCGAAGTACAGCAGGTCCATCCACGCGTAGGGGCAAAACGTCTTCAGCGCGAACGGCGCGAGGAGGAGAGCGGCCAAAATCGCTGAGATTAAAAACATCTCCATGCTGGGTTTTCCCTCAAAAGTCTGTAAAAATAGTTGCAGCTCCTGTTGCTGCAAAATGGGGCTCGTTGCAAATAAGGATTTTGCACAGCGGGGCGGGGCATTTTTTCTCCTCAAAAGTATGTGAAGTTCACGGGTAacgaaaagagaaaaatactcGAAGAAGGTGGAAGAGTGGCCGCGGGGAGGTGTTTTAAAACAGAGCAGTGTGTTTAAAACGCAAAGACAGCATTAAAAGCTGGAGCTATCGACCACAAATCAAGCTTTGTTGCGGGCAGGAAACAGGACCCCGGTTTCTCCAGGGGTTCGCCAGGTTCAGCCGAGGAAGGGTTAAAACTACATGTAAGCAAGCCTGGGCAGCTTGTCTGGGATCAGTTGGTGCAGGAGTTTATGCAAGGAAGCACAGATTTACGAAACAGAGCCCAGGCTCTCCCTCTCCAGAGTCACATGGTGCATCTGAAGCAGCATGAGTTttggtgaggaaaaaaaaacaaacaaatacaaaaaccagCTAACACACTTAAAGGCATAAACTCTCTGTTTGTGATTAACTTCACAATGATATGTTGAGGAGGCGCACTGCATAGAATAATGAAACATAAACATGATGAAAGTGCATGATAGAGAGATTTGTTCTCATAAAGTCAGAGGAGGATGATCTGGACCTGAGGGAGAGGCCTTGttttcttccactgtctgaaggTAGTGTCGACTTTGTGGGGTCAGGAGGACTGCATAAGGCATTTGCCTCACCCTGTCCTTGCAAATAATGTGTTAAAGATTGATGAACTCTGATCTCAATTTTATTGTACTAATCTCAAGAGATGTGAGAGATCCAAGTGTATGTTTTATTATATCCGTGTCAGATAAAAATCAGTCACTTCTACGCTAGTTATGTAGAGTTTCCTCAAAATCTTTTAATTCAGTGATGAGCATCATCTGTGTGGTTGATTTAAGCTCACTGGGGTTCAAATGACAGGTCAAAGTAGCGTAACGTGAATAGAATGATCACCTTAGATGTCCATAGTTTGATACAGCGACGACTTGTTGCTCTGCGTTCCAAAGTTTATTAACTGATTGGTTTATCTTTGTATTGATTCTATACACGGGCGTATCTTCGTGGGGGCCCAGCAGTTGGAGTGGATACGCATCTACCGCGTGATTTATGCTTATTTCTGTTTGATCAGCTATAGCTATGTTTGGAAGCAACTGTCATTTTATAAGTGAAGCTTCTTTATTGTCAGATATATGACTGACAATGTGAAAATGTCCAGATGAACCACTAACACTGTCTCCAGGTGAAGCGCACAGTTGATGTTTATGGAGAagattgtgttttgtgttttctttttctctttctcacttTGTTTTCCCCTTTCAACTTAATCTGAAGAGCATTTTACCTGGAAAATGATTTTAGTAAAGTACAAGTTGACATACATTTGAAAGTGTGATGAAATGGATGGATTTAATAACAGGTGTACATTTAAAAAGGAGTTAAATTGATATGAAAAGTTATTTTTCCCCATAATGTTATTCACTCtgtaaaatttttttaaaatgtattccaAGAATAtagattttttgttttaagttaaggaattcacagtttttttcaataattttttaAGATCAGTTTTTAATTATGACAATGAAAAAGCACTAACAAACAGTTTCCCTTTCAATGATGTCAGCTTTTTAGGTACACTCCTGTGCACCACTtgtgtgaagctgaagctcctcTGTGTTCAAAGTGTCTGAGTAATAACCCACTTACTGACTGTGGTAACGTTAGCAGTCGGCTTGACTCAGGTTTAAATGTCTGAAGCCTGTCTATGtttgcacacatacacacacgcgtgcgcgcacacacacgcacacacacacacacacacacacacaccacaccacccccccaaaaataaaaatgacagaaaggGAAATCCTCAGAGGTCAACCTGCAATCTGACTCCATCACACTGCAGCATGAGGAAGGATGTTtttcctgcaggtggcgctgttttCTTGAATGACTGCCACTGTCAGAGCCTGTCACCTTCCTCTAAAAACAGCCAAATAAAACAGGTTTTGATGATTTATTTCCTTTCCATACTGAACTTTTGATCGAAAACCATTTCATCTGGGTTTAAATGATAATTTATGGCTCCATGACAACAATTTATTGAGCAAAGCCTAAGGTCAAATTACATAGTTCCATGAAAAATTAACTTGAAGAAATTAAATGTTCAAAGTTTTGTCTCAAGATGTGCTACTTTTTTTTGACTTGTCATGATACAAAATAATACTTAACAATGTATCTTCTGCAGAAAGTAATTCGCTAAAAGAACATGTGTCTCAACTAAATTATCTATAAAGGTTTAAAAAGACTGCTAAAGATTGTCCAACACACTAAGATGAAATCTTTCTCTGCCTTTCCAGTGTTGTAATTGAATCACCTAATCAGAGTTTAACTTTAAGACATGCAACCAAAGTTTCTACTTTAGCCTTTAGACAGTCTTTTTTGATCACATGGTCTCACATCagttttgttcatgttttgacattttagtgCTGGGTTTGATGCAGCACTGTGGACTGTCTTTATTCTTTAAATcggaaaaataaagacacacatgAATGCTTCAGTGCGCTGCCTATTGAGGACGGGACACACCGGGGCTCGTGCAGACTTTAAACCCCAAAGCGATGTGTGTAGCTGTTGGAGCAATCGTTTAGTTTGTTCCAAAGTTTGTTGTGGAGACATGTTTATTGGTTTAACAGCGTGCAGAGAGCTCACACGCGCAGAGACGATGGGAGGAAGAATGTGAGCTGACCCAGAAAACCGCACGTCCAGTCGTCCGCCTCCAATGCTATTTTATCCGACTCGGGGTCAAGGGGCGCTGACCCCTGAACCCATCTCAGCTGACAAGATAGAAACGCAGACATAATCAATCATACACATTCCCACTCAGACATTCACAAGAACAGACAATTTAGAAACACACGTATGGGTTGTGaaagcacagagagaacatgcaacctcTGCACAGATGAACCCCTCTGCTAAAAGTGCTGACCTCCACCACACTGTGAGGCTCATCAGCTCCATCATTTCCAGTTATTTTCCTTCATTGTACACTTCATTATAGTGATAATagaggcagaaaaaaagacTATAAAGAGTTTTTAGTTTGTTATGTTGTGAGCTCAATGTAAAAACTTCATAGAATTTTAGTTGCTgagaaaggaaacaaagagacaaaatcaatacttttctttaaaatgaaatatttaatactTGATTCTGAAATAAATCTTAGTATTGGTGCATGATTTGATTTCCTTCATTGCTGTAAATGTGACCgatttgtgtttttctactttttttttttttttttatccttcctGACCCCTGAGTGATGGTGAACAGCTGTTTGGCACAGATGCGGTCTCAAACTCATTGACACCAGAGCGGCAGAGGCCAAACTGTGACGCCTCTCTAGGCTGATAACACTTCTTTATGACACGTGGACTGACTTTGGCACCAGATCTATCTAGAAAGCCTTTTTATCAGTAAAATATATAAGCCCCGAGTCCCATCATTACTACACACTGTATTTGAATGAGTCATTGTAAGTCATCTTCCCGCCAAATGActcatgttcttcctcttcaaGCTCAGTTTTAATTCACTAATTGCCAGTTGCTATGCTAGTTGCATAAcaatttctgtgtgtttgtattggtgtgctgttgtgtgtgtgtgtgtgtgagtgtgtgtcacttCAAAATGTAAGCATTACTCAGTGGGGTCTGGCAGGCAGCTCACAGTGATAGATGGTAATGAA comes from the Salarias fasciatus chromosome 1, fSalaFa1.1, whole genome shotgun sequence genome and includes:
- the LOC115392231 gene encoding very long-chain acyl-CoA synthetase is translated as MEMFLISAILAALLLAPFALKTFCPYAWMDLLYFGDLVRILVRFVSRRRRRPLFFALDRFLEQSSAHPDRPFVVFEGESYTYAYADKRSNRIAHALRSHRGYEAGDTVALFMGNEPAFMFTWLALAKLGSPVALLNHNIRSKSLLHCFNCCKARVLIAAPELKEAVEDVLPSLMEQGVTILLMSKQCDTPGIEGFSDKVDQASDAPLPRSLRSQITFKSPAVYIYTSGTTGLPKAALVNQNRLLTALVVLSSNGVKTNDVIYLNLPLYHTAGFIIGFIGSIETGSTIILKRKFSASQFWDDCRKYNVTVIQYIGEVMRYLCSTPKKDNDKDHKVRLAIGNGVRAEIWREFTRRFGNIQIREFYASTEGNVGFVNYAGKTGAIGRVNFFHKMLFPYALVQYDTERDEPIRDANGLCLEAPRGETGLLVSKITDIAPFVGYAQNEEQTEKKRLRNVLKKGDLYFNTGDLMRIDEDNFIYFQDRVGDTFRWKGENVATTEVSDILTISDCLKEANVYGVQVPGHEGRIGMAAVTVNKDTPFDGSKLYDHVASYLPSYARPRFIRIQNAVEVTGTFKQMKMKLVEEGFDPGLIQDPLYILDDRERSYKPLTAEVHSAIVSGSMKL